A window of Maioricimonas rarisocia genomic DNA:
GGAATCGGCCCGGCATCGGCGAGCGCCCTGGACTCGGTGAGCGCCCCGGCATCGGCGAACGCCCCGGGGTGGGAGATCGTCCGCTGGCCGACGCCCGACATCCGATGGACCGGGATTCGCGTCGCCATGATCTCCAGCAGCGTCTCGACAACCGGGACGAGTGGCGGGATCACGCGCAGGATCGTCACGAGGACTGGCACGACTGGAACGGTCGTTATGCCGCCTACCATCTTGGCTGGCATCACGGCTACTGGCACGGCAACTACGGTTCGCGGTGGCACTACATGTGGGACAACTACCCGGTGGCTGCCGCATTCGGCGTGACCTCATGGGGAGTGAACCGCCTCGCGTACTCGTTCGGCTACTGGAACTACTACAACCCGTACTACACCGCCCCGGTGACTGTTTCGCCCGGCGTCGTCGTCGATTACTCGCAGCCGCTCGTCGTCAATCAGACGACGGCCAGTGCAGTCTCGGGTGAGCCAGCACCTGCAACGGACTCCGGCCAGCCGGCGACACCCCCCGATCCGTCGGTGGATGCTGCAATGCAGTCATTCGATGCGGCTCGCGAGGCCTTCCAGAAGGGGGACTATGACGGGGCGATGTCGCAGCTTAATGCGGCACTGGCGAAGCTGCCGGACGATGCCGTCCTGCACGAGTTCCGAGCGCTGGTGCTGTTCGCCCAGGGACAGTACGACGAGGCAGCCGCAACCATTCACGCGGTGCTGGCGGTCGGTCCCGGTTGGGACTGGACGACGCTGAGCGGTCTGTACCCGGACATTGACGTCTATACGAAGCAGCTGCGGGCACTCGAGGAGTACCGCAACAGCCATCCGGACGATGCCGCCGTCCGCTTCCTGCTGGCCTACCACTACCTGACGTGCGGCCATACCGACTCGGCGACGAAGCAGCTCCAGCGGGTGCTGCAACTGCAGCCGGACGATCGCGTCGCCAGCGAACTGCTCGAGATGACCGCCGGGCCGGAAGCCCTGCCCGAAGGAGTCGCAGCGACACGCACGAAGCCGGTCGCACCCGATGCTGGATCGGATGTCGACGCCTCCCAACTGGTCGGCGACTGGTCGGCCGATGGGCAGGGAGGC
This region includes:
- a CDS encoding tetratricopeptide repeat protein, whose translation is MDRDSRRHDLQQRLDNRDEWRDHAQDRHEDWHDWNGRYAAYHLGWHHGYWHGNYGSRWHYMWDNYPVAAAFGVTSWGVNRLAYSFGYWNYYNPYYTAPVTVSPGVVVDYSQPLVVNQTTASAVSGEPAPATDSGQPATPPDPSVDAAMQSFDAAREAFQKGDYDGAMSQLNAALAKLPDDAVLHEFRALVLFAQGQYDEAAATIHAVLAVGPGWDWTTLSGLYPDIDVYTKQLRALEEYRNSHPDDAAVRFLLAYHYLTCGHTDSATKQLQRVLQLQPDDRVASELLEMTAGPEALPEGVAATRTKPVAPDAGSDVDASQLVGDWSADGQGGQAYELKLTDDGNFTWKYTQSGKSQEVSGVYAVDDGTLAMQPDSGGTMVAELTDVSGTQFHFTMVGGPEGDPGLQFAKSPPAAR